The Bordetella sp. FB-8 genome includes a window with the following:
- a CDS encoding virB8 family protein has product MASEDPKLSLDDELARARGLERDVMTALISSRRLAWRVVIVFGVIAILAIAATIGMEPFKKAPPVLYAVRVNDATGDIENFSKLGDPKQSYGDRLARYFINQYMLMCEGYDYNTIQLMYDRCGLFSAPDVQDAYHKKFTDFKEPDGTEHVGLDKQLGSWGTVKVKVRQISLGPKNSAVVRFETTTTEPNKPQEVRHLIATLAYQYVNSDLTEAVVRENPLGFQVNSYKVDVEVMK; this is encoded by the coding sequence ATGGCCTCAGAAGATCCCAAGCTTTCACTCGATGACGAGCTCGCCCGCGCGCGTGGCCTCGAGCGCGACGTGATGACAGCCCTCATCTCATCGCGGCGCCTAGCCTGGCGCGTGGTCATCGTGTTCGGCGTTATCGCCATCCTCGCCATAGCCGCGACCATCGGAATGGAGCCCTTCAAGAAGGCGCCGCCGGTGCTCTACGCCGTGCGGGTGAACGATGCGACAGGCGACATTGAGAATTTCTCCAAGCTGGGCGACCCCAAGCAGAGCTACGGCGATCGCCTGGCTCGCTACTTCATCAATCAGTACATGCTCATGTGCGAGGGCTACGACTACAACACCATCCAGCTCATGTACGACCGCTGCGGCCTCTTTAGCGCGCCAGACGTGCAGGATGCGTACCACAAGAAATTCACCGACTTCAAGGAACCGGACGGCACCGAACACGTAGGCCTGGACAAGCAACTGGGCAGCTGGGGCACCGTCAAGGTCAAGGTGCGCCAGATCTCGCTCGGCCCCAAGAACAGTGCCGTGGTGCGTTTCGAGACAACCACGACTGAGCCGAACAAGCCCCAAGAGGTTCGGCACCTGATCGCCACGCTGGCATACCAGTACGTCAATTCCGATTTGACCGAAGCCGTCGTACGCGAGAACCCGCTGGGCTTCCAAGTCAATTCCTACAAAGTCGATGTCGAGGTGATGAAATGA
- a CDS encoding TrbG/VirB9 family P-type conjugative transfer protein: MMQGIPKLAFRDAEGLRLGISKHIAIASLVMAVSAPAWGLDVPKPSPRDSRIRSTEYDPSNVIQVNTTMGYTTLIDLAPDEKYVTHAFGDAKAYDFQTVGQHILIKPIADQADTNLIVITDKRTYDFRLKYSKDGKQDGKNSEMDIVRLKFPDIDLKRAKDLEAKSRMHEDFSTSNLAINWKSYTMSGDMAIAPSSVWDDGAQTFFRFAPGQDLPVIYFVDPDGSEVVTNRHMMDPQTIVMERVAATWHLRLGNKVLGIYNSNVLARPLVTRTISPQIERVIRQKPEASPATVSSAPTGAPAVAAPSTTPDYPAYPSPAAASPAAPYFQQAKP; encoded by the coding sequence ATGATGCAAGGTATCCCCAAGCTTGCTTTTCGAGATGCCGAGGGTCTTCGGCTGGGCATTTCAAAGCATATTGCTATAGCCAGCCTGGTCATGGCCGTGAGCGCTCCGGCCTGGGGGCTGGATGTTCCCAAGCCCTCGCCCAGGGATTCCCGAATCCGCAGCACCGAGTACGACCCGTCGAATGTCATCCAGGTCAATACGACGATGGGCTATACGACGCTCATCGACCTGGCCCCGGACGAAAAATACGTCACGCACGCTTTTGGCGATGCCAAGGCTTACGACTTTCAGACGGTCGGCCAGCACATCCTGATCAAACCGATCGCCGACCAGGCCGACACGAACCTGATAGTCATAACCGACAAGCGGACCTATGACTTTCGGCTCAAGTACAGCAAGGACGGCAAGCAGGATGGCAAGAATTCTGAAATGGACATCGTCCGGCTGAAGTTCCCGGATATTGATCTGAAACGAGCCAAGGACCTCGAGGCAAAGTCGCGGATGCACGAAGACTTCTCCACGTCAAACCTGGCGATCAACTGGAAAAGCTACACCATGAGCGGAGACATGGCGATCGCCCCGTCCTCGGTTTGGGACGATGGCGCGCAGACCTTTTTCCGCTTCGCGCCTGGCCAGGATCTGCCGGTGATTTATTTCGTGGATCCGGACGGTAGCGAAGTCGTCACGAATCGGCACATGATGGATCCGCAGACCATCGTCATGGAGCGCGTGGCCGCGACGTGGCACCTGCGGCTAGGAAATAAAGTGCTCGGCATCTACAACAGCAACGTATTGGCCCGTCCGCTCGTCACCCGCACGATCTCGCCGCAAATCGAGCGCGTCATTCGGCAAAAGCCCGAGGCATCACCCGCAACAGTATCTTCGGCGCCGACGGGTGCCCCAGCAGTTGCCGCGCCTTCTACCACACCTGACTACCCGGCATACCCCAGCCCGGCTGCCGCTTCGCCGGCGGCGCCTTACTTCCAGCAGGCCAAGCCATGA
- the virB10 gene encoding type IV secretion system protein VirB10 encodes MSWLKGKRKASRPVDAVDAIEAAGQDRADVALDHEPDFEPGEDRNSDHARPTLDGVRRPMAPGSKVFFAVIGFGFLVLIYMLFSRFLHGSEPKKANNPFESKIGLVIPSLKLPKAQEPAAPAPKPPEVPPIPLSPALPGATALGLTGIPAPTIDPIEKRRLSGGLQSKDNTTANAGGPAQQPSTAPVHDSGPMANMLQPLQLNAARAGLVGNRDLILTQGSMIDCVQQTKFVSAQKGMITCYAPHDILSDSGRVVLIDAGTVFTGYQQGVLTQGVPRIAIVWSRMETPQGVIISLDSPGTGPLGEAGLDGDIDTHFAQRFGGAIMVSLVNDIGSWASNLGQNGNTFNLGSTGNAASSAVQTVLNNSINIPPTMYRNQGGRIGIYVARDLDFSTVYRLKPVGNP; translated from the coding sequence ATGAGCTGGCTCAAAGGAAAGCGCAAGGCATCCAGGCCGGTAGATGCCGTCGATGCTATCGAAGCCGCGGGCCAGGATCGCGCGGACGTAGCGCTGGACCACGAACCCGATTTTGAACCGGGTGAGGACAGAAATTCAGATCACGCTCGCCCCACGCTCGATGGAGTGCGCCGGCCGATGGCACCAGGCTCCAAAGTGTTCTTCGCCGTTATCGGATTTGGTTTCCTGGTTCTGATCTACATGCTGTTCTCGCGGTTTCTGCATGGATCGGAGCCAAAGAAGGCGAACAACCCATTCGAGTCCAAGATCGGCCTGGTCATTCCGAGCCTGAAGCTTCCCAAAGCCCAGGAACCTGCAGCGCCAGCGCCGAAACCGCCAGAAGTCCCGCCTATTCCTCTGAGTCCTGCGCTACCGGGTGCAACGGCCCTCGGCTTGACGGGTATACCTGCGCCCACCATCGATCCCATCGAAAAGCGGCGCCTATCCGGTGGTCTTCAAAGCAAGGACAACACCACGGCAAACGCGGGCGGACCGGCGCAACAGCCGTCCACCGCGCCCGTGCATGACAGCGGCCCCATGGCCAACATGCTGCAGCCGCTTCAGCTAAATGCCGCGCGGGCTGGGTTGGTGGGTAACCGGGATTTGATCTTGACCCAGGGTTCGATGATCGATTGCGTTCAGCAGACCAAGTTCGTCTCGGCGCAAAAGGGCATGATCACGTGCTATGCCCCGCACGACATCCTGTCTGACAGCGGCCGCGTGGTGCTGATCGATGCCGGCACGGTCTTTACCGGCTACCAACAGGGTGTGCTGACGCAAGGGGTGCCGCGCATTGCCATCGTCTGGTCCCGAATGGAAACCCCTCAGGGGGTCATCATCAGCCTAGATTCTCCCGGCACGGGTCCGCTGGGCGAAGCTGGCCTTGACGGCGATATTGATACGCACTTTGCCCAACGCTTTGGCGGGGCGATCATGGTGAGCCTGGTCAATGACATCGGTAGTTGGGCCAGCAATCTGGGCCAGAACGGAAATACGTTCAATCTGGGGTCCACAGGCAATGCCGCCTCGTCGGCTGTTCAAACGGTCTTGAACAACTCGATCAACATCCCGCCCACGATGTACCGCAACCAGGGCGGGCGAATCGGCATCTATGTGGCTCGCGATCTGGATTTCAGCACGGTCTACCGCCTCAAACCCGTCGGCAATCCCTAG
- the virB11 gene encoding P-type DNA transfer ATPase VirB11: MTPPAKSALHSVSTDPDGWPASGLPGDESLQALTSRVAPTPAAPHAASPTRQDKVDRSVTLRQMMRPVAAYMADESVREITIPRPGDVFLKIGGQWQYCAAPELTFDYLQGLSEAIASYNKMNFAPIMSLKLPDGERGQVIRPPALIDGSLSINIRKHSTTVKTLEELAQEGAFSGWNDSSKDKRKEEDEKLLAFKAAGDMVGFLHYAVQIRRNIVIGGKTGSGKTTFARSLIERVPFHERLITIEDVHELFLPNHPNRVHLIFDVTPGAPVSAKDCVAACMRMSPDRIFLSELRGPEAWEYLQGLNTGHPGSVTTTHANSAIDIYDRLAMLVKQAPAGQQIDLDIIRRYLLSTLDIALYYADYKLVEVYFDPHRERMH, translated from the coding sequence ATGACTCCTCCCGCAAAAAGCGCGCTGCACTCGGTCTCGACCGACCCAGATGGGTGGCCCGCAAGCGGGCTACCCGGCGACGAATCGCTTCAGGCCCTGACCTCACGCGTAGCACCCACGCCCGCCGCACCCCATGCCGCTTCGCCTACCCGGCAGGACAAGGTGGATCGCTCGGTGACGCTGCGTCAGATGATGCGGCCGGTCGCAGCCTATATGGCCGATGAATCTGTGCGCGAGATCACCATCCCGCGGCCCGGCGACGTGTTCCTCAAGATCGGCGGGCAGTGGCAGTACTGCGCCGCGCCCGAGTTGACCTTTGACTATCTCCAAGGCCTGTCTGAGGCCATAGCCAGCTACAACAAGATGAACTTCGCACCCATCATGTCGCTCAAGCTGCCCGATGGGGAGCGCGGCCAGGTGATCAGACCGCCAGCGCTGATCGACGGCAGTCTTTCAATCAATATTCGCAAACACAGCACCACAGTCAAGACGCTCGAAGAGCTAGCGCAGGAAGGCGCATTTAGCGGCTGGAACGACAGTTCCAAGGACAAACGCAAGGAGGAAGACGAAAAGCTGTTGGCGTTCAAGGCGGCGGGCGATATGGTCGGCTTTCTGCATTACGCCGTGCAGATCCGCCGCAATATCGTGATCGGCGGCAAAACCGGATCGGGTAAAACCACCTTTGCCCGCAGTCTCATCGAGCGGGTTCCGTTTCATGAACGCCTCATCACGATCGAAGACGTTCACGAGCTGTTCCTGCCGAATCACCCCAACCGAGTTCATCTGATTTTTGATGTCACGCCCGGGGCGCCAGTGTCGGCCAAGGACTGCGTGGCGGCCTGCATGCGGATGTCTCCCGACCGGATTTTCCTCTCCGAGCTACGCGGCCCCGAGGCCTGGGAATATCTGCAGGGACTCAATACGGGTCATCCAGGTTCGGTCACCACGACGCACGCCAATTCGGCAATCGACATCTATGACCGGTTGGCCATGCTGGTCAAGCAAGCGCCAGCCGGCCAGCAGATCGACCTGGACATCATCCGGCGCTATCTACTCTCGACCCTCGATATCGCCCTTTATTACGCCGACTACAAGCTGGTCGAGGTGTATTTCGATCCACATCGCGAGCGCATGCACTAA
- the stbB gene encoding StbB family protein, translating into MKVAVLNYSGSVGKTVIASHLLEPRIAGAEVIAVESTNESAADLGLDAEQLRGDQFGRLFRKLLTASALIVDVGASNIEDFLAELAKYDDAQAEIDYFVLPVVSTGKAQRETIKTIAALASIGVEPHRIRVLFNMAEGSIAEDFGTILREADQAGGFIANPNAVLEKNEVFELLAKRRMSIKSVVDDPNDYRVLLRQSDPADEDRIEELGDKAALQALAKRVWRQMDVAFVEVFA; encoded by the coding sequence ATGAAAGTTGCAGTGTTGAATTACTCCGGCTCGGTCGGCAAGACCGTGATCGCCAGCCACCTGCTCGAGCCGCGCATCGCTGGCGCCGAGGTGATCGCCGTCGAATCCACCAACGAATCCGCGGCCGATCTGGGCCTTGACGCCGAGCAGCTGCGCGGCGACCAGTTTGGTCGGCTCTTTCGCAAGCTGCTGACGGCGAGCGCACTCATCGTCGACGTCGGCGCCTCGAACATCGAGGACTTCCTGGCCGAGTTGGCCAAGTACGACGACGCGCAGGCCGAGATCGACTATTTCGTGCTGCCAGTTGTGTCCACGGGCAAGGCGCAGCGCGAGACGATCAAGACCATTGCCGCCTTGGCCAGTATCGGCGTAGAACCTCACCGCATTCGCGTGCTGTTCAACATGGCCGAAGGGTCAATTGCCGAGGATTTCGGCACCATCCTGCGCGAAGCTGATCAGGCCGGCGGCTTTATCGCCAACCCGAACGCAGTGCTTGAAAAAAACGAAGTCTTCGAGCTGCTGGCCAAGCGCCGTATGTCGATCAAGAGCGTGGTCGATGACCCCAACGACTATCGCGTGCTGCTGCGCCAGTCGGACCCGGCCGATGAGGATCGGATCGAGGAACTAGGCGACAAGGCCGCCCTGCAGGCGCTAGCCAAGCGCGTGTGGCGGCAGATGGACGTCGCTTTCGTGGAAGTGTTCGCGTAA
- a CDS encoding type IV secretion system DNA-binding domain-containing protein gives MTIAPDTRRRILKFALIFLPFGTWLLTAMYLSGVGPRQIRWPLLSYWILATPRVLPLIIAPIVGLVQVILLAMLLKRYSTTKGFDGAGYKRHIRGTQIIPYKKMVKKCREKKTIQVDVAGVPMPTHLENLHLLINGATGTGKSVLMRALILSLLKRGDRAVIVDPDGALYRKFGRPGDIILNPYDTRTQGWMFFNEVRADYDWKRLGFSVVPLGQSAEDENWNGYGRLLLRAVSRKLFEMGIQDIGQVIYWCCEAPFDDIRAFLTGTEASSLFAGASESTRAFDSARFVLSKYVAEHRDMPNGDFSITDWLENGTGCLYITWKENMKVAMRPLISCWVDVFCSSFLSLQESQSRRFWLLIDELASMEKLATLQDALTKGRKYGLRVVAGLQTVAQIVEIYKDAAKTLLASFRSLVVLGGARTDQDTAQAMSKALGEHEVERPEYTDSRNAGRDRSTSERMTRTKEPVVMDSDIQGLKALTGYVGFAESELISKFTLTPIAFINRNEAFVETESLRSRSAAALLRAGDIEPSPWDMTTDALPSDPTQV, from the coding sequence ATGACGATTGCTCCCGATACACGGCGTCGAATACTGAAATTCGCCCTGATCTTTCTTCCATTTGGCACCTGGCTGCTGACGGCCATGTACCTAAGCGGTGTGGGACCCAGGCAGATTCGCTGGCCGCTGCTCTCCTACTGGATTCTGGCCACTCCCCGCGTTCTGCCGTTGATCATCGCGCCCATTGTCGGCCTGGTCCAGGTCATTCTCTTGGCGATGCTGCTCAAACGCTACTCGACCACCAAAGGATTCGATGGCGCCGGATACAAGCGGCATATCCGCGGCACGCAGATCATCCCGTACAAAAAGATGGTCAAGAAGTGCCGCGAAAAGAAGACCATTCAGGTCGACGTCGCTGGCGTGCCGATGCCCACGCATCTGGAAAATCTGCACTTGCTCATCAACGGTGCGACGGGCACCGGCAAGTCAGTGCTAATGCGCGCCCTCATCCTCTCGCTGCTCAAACGTGGCGACCGCGCCGTTATCGTGGACCCGGATGGCGCGCTCTATCGCAAGTTCGGACGCCCCGGCGACATCATCCTCAATCCCTACGACACCAGAACCCAAGGCTGGATGTTCTTCAACGAGGTCCGGGCCGACTATGACTGGAAGCGCTTGGGATTTTCCGTTGTGCCACTGGGGCAAAGCGCCGAGGATGAGAACTGGAACGGCTATGGACGCCTCCTGCTACGTGCCGTGTCGCGCAAGCTTTTCGAGATGGGAATCCAGGACATCGGCCAGGTGATCTACTGGTGCTGCGAGGCGCCCTTCGACGATATCCGCGCTTTCCTGACCGGAACGGAAGCCTCTTCGCTTTTCGCGGGCGCCTCCGAATCGACCCGGGCGTTCGACAGCGCGCGTTTCGTGCTGTCCAAATACGTGGCCGAACACCGGGATATGCCCAACGGCGATTTCAGCATCACCGATTGGCTGGAAAACGGCACGGGTTGTCTTTACATCACCTGGAAGGAAAACATGAAGGTCGCCATGCGGCCGCTGATATCGTGCTGGGTCGATGTCTTTTGTTCGTCTTTTCTCTCGCTGCAGGAGTCTCAATCGCGGCGCTTCTGGCTGCTCATCGACGAGCTGGCATCCATGGAGAAGCTGGCCACACTGCAGGACGCCCTCACAAAAGGCCGCAAATACGGCCTGCGCGTGGTCGCTGGTCTTCAAACCGTGGCCCAGATCGTCGAGATTTACAAGGATGCCGCCAAGACCTTGCTTGCGAGTTTTCGTAGCCTGGTCGTGCTGGGTGGTGCGCGTACCGACCAGGACACCGCTCAAGCCATGTCCAAGGCGCTGGGCGAACACGAAGTGGAACGCCCGGAATATACGGACTCGCGCAACGCCGGCCGAGATCGCAGCACCAGTGAACGCATGACGCGCACGAAAGAGCCCGTTGTTATGGACTCGGACATTCAAGGCCTGAAGGCATTGACCGGTTACGTCGGCTTTGCCGAAAGCGAACTGATTTCCAAGTTCACGCTCACTCCTATCGCATTTATCAATCGGAACGAGGCTTTCGTGGAAACCGAGTCCTTGCGTTCCCGCAGCGCAGCGGCCTTACTTCGGGCTGGCGATATCGAACCCTCACCATGGGATATGACTACCGATGCTCTCCCATCAGATCCTACACAGGTCTAG
- the mobF gene encoding MobF family relaxase, translating to MLSHQILHRSSAAKSGHYYAEQKDDYYARDGGNAQWQGEGAKTLGLTGEVSREQLVAAMRGDFKRWFGEDLSLSNSIRKDSKARAALDMTFSAPKSISIQSLVGKDATVIAAHDHAVTRALVFMEQELLRARQKIDGVSHSEKTQNAIIAKFRHETARPTMKDDADPQLHTHALLMNLTQRADGAWVALSNDEIYRAKQLLDAVYKNEMAAYLQKAGYALRFEDGNFELANISREQIEHFSKRGMTVEAELAKIGQTRKTASRELKQAITLATRKEKQPDLSRAELQARWERDARELGIDFTAAGRGRERERERDQGLDDVQPGQTPDPGREGPGRERSGPDGIDIVPGPSLPGEGPTQVTKQLRSRVADECMRWAIGHLTERESVTTETQLIEAAMEHARGTGVSIYEIKAALKEAAERGHLIEGAPVYRLDHAESEILSREAWVESMVRQGATLKAARANVKRAILTGGLVLDDVRYTTQIAREREKRILQIEREGRGVMTPVMTADKAKTALADVGLKPGQQDAAQLILTSANRVVAVQGLAGTGKSHMLNQVKQLAEAEGYTVRAVAAYGSQAKALEQLGVEANTIASMLEARSMRTSGSVGHDTAAGKTSAPSAARTTGAAAPDPGKGRWQSFWKLASGKRQMQQGPSRLQAALRGNHAGGRSRQARQSAQPASGDGVPKASSSTTKQERFHLDEKTILVVDEAGVVPSRQMEMILKRAEKAGARVMLLGDQAQTKAIEAGRPFHQLQDAGMQTARMGDIVRQKDPILKRAVEVAADGRASEALTIIQTRLDAVHEVKEEGERYEAIARKYAGLDADVRRQTLIVTGTNQSRNAINDLVHDALGLQGLGREYSMLTRIDTTQAERRTAKYYRLGDVIQPERAYQKGNLAPDNHYAVVAIDGQKNRLTVKHLVTGELTSFNPSRTTKLSVYQEVEAELSVGDWVRITRNNAKLDVRNGERYQVHAIRDGAVELAALNEGGQVTRQVTLEGGAKTAPLHLDRAYASTVHSAQGLSETGVILNQESASRTTKRDVFYVGISRAKLWIDVFTDDMTKLPFAVDRREDKTAALDIGLASKNYRRDKHAEHGL from the coding sequence ATGCTCTCCCATCAGATCCTACACAGGTCTAGCGCAGCCAAGTCTGGCCACTATTACGCCGAGCAAAAGGATGACTACTACGCCCGTGACGGCGGAAATGCACAATGGCAAGGTGAAGGCGCCAAGACCCTGGGCCTGACCGGCGAAGTCAGCCGCGAGCAACTGGTGGCTGCAATGCGTGGCGATTTCAAGCGCTGGTTCGGCGAGGATCTGAGCCTGTCGAACTCGATCCGCAAGGACTCGAAGGCCCGGGCTGCGCTGGACATGACCTTCTCGGCCCCCAAGTCGATCAGCATCCAATCGCTGGTCGGCAAGGACGCGACGGTCATTGCCGCGCACGATCATGCCGTCACCCGCGCCCTGGTCTTCATGGAACAGGAGCTGCTGCGCGCCCGGCAGAAGATTGACGGGGTCTCACACTCCGAGAAAACGCAGAATGCGATCATCGCCAAATTCCGGCATGAGACGGCCCGGCCGACCATGAAGGACGACGCGGATCCCCAGCTGCACACCCATGCCCTGCTCATGAACCTGACCCAGCGCGCCGACGGTGCCTGGGTCGCGCTGTCCAATGACGAAATCTACCGGGCCAAGCAGCTCCTGGATGCCGTCTACAAGAACGAGATGGCGGCCTACCTGCAGAAGGCCGGCTATGCGCTGCGCTTCGAGGACGGCAATTTCGAGCTGGCCAACATCAGCCGCGAGCAGATCGAGCATTTCTCCAAGCGAGGAATGACCGTGGAAGCGGAGCTGGCCAAGATCGGCCAAACCCGTAAGACCGCCAGCCGCGAGCTCAAGCAAGCGATCACCCTGGCCACCCGCAAGGAAAAGCAGCCAGATCTGTCCCGCGCAGAGCTGCAGGCGCGCTGGGAGCGGGATGCCAGGGAACTGGGCATCGACTTCACCGCCGCCGGTCGAGGCCGCGAGCGGGAACGAGAGCGCGATCAAGGCCTGGATGACGTTCAGCCCGGGCAGACTCCCGATCCTGGTCGGGAAGGTCCTGGGCGCGAGCGCTCGGGACCGGATGGCATCGATATTGTCCCCGGGCCGAGTCTGCCCGGCGAAGGTCCCACCCAAGTCACCAAGCAGCTGCGCTCCCGTGTTGCGGACGAGTGCATGCGATGGGCGATCGGCCACCTGACCGAACGCGAATCGGTTACGACCGAGACTCAGCTAATCGAGGCCGCCATGGAGCATGCACGCGGTACTGGCGTCTCGATTTATGAAATCAAGGCTGCGCTGAAGGAAGCTGCCGAGCGCGGCCATCTGATCGAAGGTGCTCCAGTTTATCGACTGGATCATGCTGAGAGCGAAATCCTGTCGCGCGAGGCCTGGGTGGAGTCGATGGTCCGCCAGGGCGCGACGCTCAAAGCGGCGCGAGCCAACGTCAAACGAGCGATTCTCACGGGCGGCCTGGTCCTGGATGACGTGCGGTACACCACGCAGATCGCGCGCGAGCGCGAAAAGCGCATTCTGCAGATCGAGCGCGAAGGCCGCGGGGTCATGACGCCGGTGATGACGGCAGACAAGGCAAAAACAGCGCTGGCCGATGTTGGCCTGAAGCCTGGCCAACAGGATGCGGCCCAACTCATCTTGACCAGCGCAAATCGTGTAGTCGCTGTTCAAGGACTGGCGGGTACAGGCAAATCGCACATGCTCAACCAGGTCAAGCAATTGGCCGAAGCCGAAGGATATACCGTGCGCGCCGTGGCGGCCTACGGATCGCAAGCCAAGGCACTGGAACAGCTAGGCGTGGAGGCCAACACCATCGCCTCCATGCTGGAAGCACGGTCCATGCGCACGAGCGGCTCCGTCGGCCACGACACTGCCGCCGGCAAAACCTCAGCCCCCAGCGCTGCCCGAACGACTGGCGCTGCTGCGCCGGATCCTGGCAAAGGGAGATGGCAGAGCTTCTGGAAACTGGCGTCCGGCAAGCGGCAGATGCAGCAGGGCCCCTCCCGGCTGCAGGCGGCGTTGCGAGGCAATCACGCGGGTGGCCGTTCCCGACAGGCGCGGCAGTCGGCGCAACCTGCCTCGGGGGACGGTGTTCCAAAGGCGAGTAGCTCGACGACAAAGCAGGAACGGTTTCATCTGGATGAGAAAACCATTCTTGTCGTCGACGAGGCAGGTGTCGTGCCCTCGCGGCAGATGGAGATGATCTTGAAGCGCGCCGAGAAGGCGGGTGCCCGGGTAATGCTCCTGGGTGACCAGGCGCAGACCAAGGCCATCGAGGCCGGACGGCCCTTTCATCAGCTGCAGGACGCCGGTATGCAGACCGCGCGCATGGGCGACATCGTCCGCCAGAAGGATCCCATACTCAAACGGGCGGTGGAGGTTGCGGCCGACGGCCGCGCCTCCGAGGCGCTGACCATCATCCAGACCAGGCTGGATGCCGTGCATGAGGTCAAGGAAGAAGGCGAGCGATACGAGGCCATTGCGCGCAAATACGCCGGCCTGGACGCTGACGTGCGGCGCCAGACGCTGATCGTCACGGGAACCAACCAATCGCGCAACGCGATCAACGACCTAGTCCACGATGCGCTGGGCCTGCAAGGCCTCGGGCGCGAGTATTCGATGCTCACCCGGATCGATACGACCCAAGCCGAGCGGCGCACAGCCAAGTATTACCGGCTGGGCGACGTGATCCAGCCGGAGCGGGCCTACCAAAAGGGCAATCTGGCTCCGGACAATCACTACGCCGTTGTCGCGATCGACGGTCAGAAGAACCGCCTCACCGTCAAGCACCTGGTGACCGGGGAGTTGACCTCCTTCAACCCCTCGCGCACGACGAAGCTTTCCGTCTACCAGGAGGTTGAGGCGGAATTATCTGTGGGGGACTGGGTACGCATCACCCGCAATAACGCCAAGCTCGACGTTCGCAATGGCGAACGCTACCAGGTGCATGCGATCCGTGACGGCGCTGTGGAACTTGCCGCCCTGAACGAGGGCGGCCAGGTCACCCGACAGGTGACGCTGGAAGGCGGTGCAAAGACCGCGCCCTTGCACCTGGACCGAGCCTATGCCTCGACTGTCCACAGTGCACAGGGATTGTCGGAGACCGGCGTGATCTTGAACCAGGAAAGCGCCTCTCGTACTACCAAGCGCGATGTTTTCTACGTCGGGATCTCGCGCGCCAAGCTCTGGATCGACGTCTTTACCGATGACATGACCAAACTGCCCTTTGCGGTCGATCGCCGCGAGGATAAGACGGCCGCTCTGGATATTGGCTTGGCCTCCAAGAATTATCGGCGCGACAAGCATGCTGAGCACGGCCTTTAA